GACGTAAAGAGGTGCTCGATGGCGACCAGTTGCGCGCCATGCTTGAAGAAAGTCCTGCGAGCGCCGCACGGGCGATTCTGAGCGCGGCGCAGGCAAACATCGTCGACGCCCAGGCGCTGCTCGGGCAGATCCTGCTCGACAGTAGCGGCATAGAACGCGACCCTGCGCTGGCGCTGGTCTGGTTCCAGATTGTGGCGCGTCACGGCCACGCCATGGCGCAGAACATGGCACGCCGTTGCCACGAGCATGGTTGGAGGCTGCGGAGCATTACCGGCTGGCAGCCGAGGCCGGGCTTGATTGGGGTTTCTACAACTACGCCAACCTGCTTGCCACCGGGCGCGGCGTGAACAAAGACCAGGCCCGCGCGTTGGCGTGCTATCGCAAGGCGGCAGAACTGGGCCATGCAAAGTCGATGAACCTGCTGGGGCGTTATCTGGAAGAGGGTCTGTGCTGCGTGCAGGATCTCGCTGCAGCCCATGAGTGGTATAGACGGTCGGCTGAGGGTGGAGACTTTCGTGGGCAGTTTAGCCATGCGGCTGTGCTCGCCGATCACGGGCGCATCGACGAAGCCATCGGTTGGCTGAACACTGCCTTAGAGAATGGCAATCTCAACTTCCTGCAGGTCAGTCGCAAGACGCTCTTGCAAGCGCCACATCCTCAGGTTCGAGCGCTGCCACTGGATTACCATGAGCGGGCGCGCAGTTGGGAAATGAAGCAGACGCGGCGGAATATCGTGCACTACTGATAGCTGTATAACCGTCAATTGTAAGTATCATTTTCCAGACACAGTGCACAAGCAGCCCTGAATCGTGTGTTACGCCCCCATTTCCGGGGATAAATCAGACACTGTGCGCATGCAGGCGGGAATCATCCTACAAACTCAGACTGTCTTTCCACTTTGACCGCCCCAAAAACACAACTTACTCTCCCTCTCGTGCAGACAATTTAATCATTCTGCATCTGAAGCTTTAATTAACTTCAGACATTAATACGCATCATTAAAGGATTAATGATATGCCTCAACTTTCGGAAAACCTCGTCAACGACGCAGCGAGTGATCCTTCGGCCCTTATTGGTTCATCGGTAGCAACAACCGGGAGCGATACCCGGGACACCGGGCTGATTCTGACCAAAGAGCAAGTCAAAAACCTCAAGAAGTACGAAATCGCCGGCTTGGCCCTTCCTACCGAGCTGGATAAAGTTATTGCCTATTTGGGTTACGAGAACGGCGCGGGTGCTGGCCTGGAGGCCGTTGACTTCCAGCAGACGTTCAAGCTCGTCAACGGCCACGCCAGACTATGGAATCCGCTGCGCACTGACATGCTGACCGTTAACACCAAGCTCGTAATATTCGCCAGTTCCATGAAGGTCAATGGCGAAAGCATGAAAATCGTGTTCGATGACATCGTGGCATTGAGTCTGGTCGAAAAACATAATATTAAGACACTTGAGGATCTGCGCAAAGTCGAAATTGAGCAGGAAATAAAATTCCCCGACATTGCAACTGAGGACCGCAAGGACCTGGGTTTTTACCTGGACAAAATATTAAACGACGTAAAAGATCAAGAGGCGCAAGCGCTTGTCATCAAAGAGCGCCTGGATTCATTCGGCCTACAATTGGCCGAGCAAATCGGCCCTGCCATCAAGCTCAAATTGTCGATCATCGACAACAACGCTTTAAGCACCGAAATCAAAGCGCTTCAGTCACAAATCGATAACCGTGCGCTGGCCATTGAAGAGAAGAACAAGGAATACAAAGAGCTGGTCAAGCAGGCTATCGGTGCAGTCGTTGGCAATCTGGTCATGCTGATTTATTCCAGCGTTCAGGCCGAGAAAATCCGAAAGGAACGCAACACGCTCACCGAAGCGCAGGAAAAAGATATCGCGCTGATGGCGAAGAAAAACCGGATCCTGGGGTCGTTGGGTCGTATACGGATGGACTTCCAGAACCTCGATCTGATTGTGATCGATGCCGACATCGCCACCAAAAACCTGATCAGTGTCTGGAATTCGTTAGGCACGTTCATCGCCGCTTCCGCGACTGAGGTCGGCGGCATCCACGACGGACTGTCCATGCGCAGGTTCCGTAACCAATTCAATCTGGTGGTTGAACCGTGGAAAACCATCGAAGTAGAAGCCAAACAGTTAGAACGCGTGTTTGCAGAAGCAGACCGCGAATTCAAGGAAGAGTACGGAGTTTAAAAATGAATAATATTTCTCAATTTCCAGGCAGCCCCGATTACCCGGAGCTGGACGTTCCAGCGTTCAAGCAGGCGAAAGCCAAAGCAAGCGCTGCAACCATTGAAGTGAAGAGACTCTTCATCCAGACACAATACCTGCCGTCGTTGCACAGCCGAGTCTCCGAACTGGACAACGCGATGCGTAACGCTGACTCCAGACTTCGAGAAACCGCTCAATCGCTGGACACCTTTTTAGGTATGCAGGTCGGCACCCTCAGAGAACTTCAAAATGAGTTCCAAAGCGCGCCTGAGTCTGACAAGGAAGAAATCATCGAAGACATCGTCCTTCGGGTTAAGACCATCATGGACACCGTGGGTAAGAACGAGCTGACGCTCCAAGACCTGATCCCGGCCATGGCAAGCCCGATCGATCGAGCGGCCACTGGCAAGTACATCACGCAGCTTGAAGCCGATCAGGCGCGCTTGCCGGTAGAGATACTGGAGATCAAAGAACGGCAGGACGCCCTGGAAGCAAGACGCAAAGCACTGACTGACGCAATGGCAATAGTCGAAGCCAAAGGATTCACCGAACTGGCCAAAGACACAGCGCTGACCGCTCAGGAACTGGCCAAACTGGGCATGGCCCCACCCCAGTTGATCGCCGTAGAGGCCGCAATCGGCCTGGCACTACAGGTCCTGGAACGGGCCGAAAACCTGATCAACTACCTGGGTATGGCTGAAGCCCGTGACACCCTCCGCAAACAGATCGATGATCTGATCAACAGCACTGACGCAAAGAACGATGAGTTGCGTCTGGTCACGTTGAAAAAAGAGCTGATCACGGAGTGCCATAACGTCGAAGACCAACGAGCGCAATTTATCGCCGAGTTCGAGAAATGCGTCACAGCCATACGTTCCTTCCTGACCACTCACAACGACGTGAAGGGTGGCGATAAGGACGCGGTCGCTCAGTTCAGCGTTGACGCACTGTCGCTGGCAAAATACTTGAAAGTCATGGCCTGATTTGTCTGCCAATGCGCGACAGCGCAGGCCGGGAAGTACAACGAGTGTTCTTCCCGGCCCGCTACGCGAAGCGCCTGACTCAAGTCAGGCCTCCCCTTCCAGGCACTTCATCTCATTAAAGGATTAACGATATGAACGCATCCGGAGCAATGGACGACGCTCCCGTCCGTGATGAGAAACTTGACCTGGCAGAGCGCCTGCCCGGCACTTTGATTTCCGCAGCAGCGGGCACGGCAGAAGAAGCGATTCGTGCGCCAGGACTCATCCTGACCGAAGCACAACTGATTGACTTAATGCGTTATACAACCCACGGTCTTGCGCTTCCAACCACACTCAAAGATGTTGTCTGGTATCTGGGCTATGAGACAGGCGCCGGCCTGAACCTTGAAGCCAGGGATTTTCAGGAAAGTTTCAACCGCATTCATCTTCATGCCATGCAATGGAATCCACTTCGAACCGACCTGATGAACGTCGGCAGCGAGTTATGGGTATTCGCCGATCAGATGCAAGTTTACGGAAACGGCGTAACGCAGCTCTATGACGAAATCAAGTCAAAGGCTGCCAAGACGCTTGACCCGGCAGATCATCAGGATTTTCTGCATTATATTGAGCAGGTCGCAGCGCTCGTGCTGGAACGTCGCAGTACAACCGAGGCACTCAAGGGTAGGCTCCATGCCTTTGCGCAGGAGTTGTCGACAACGGTGATGCCCGATGTGCAGCTCAAGCTGCGGAGCATCGACACCAACAATGTATCGACTGAAATCAGAACACTGAACGACGCCATCAACAGACGTGCCGCAGAGATAGAAGAAAAACAGCGGGAGTACAAGACGCTTATCAAGAAGTCGGTGGGGGCAGGTTCTATCCTGATCTATCTGGGTATTTACCACGACGTCGAAGCAGACAAAGTGCGCAAAAAGATCACTGCTTTGCGCCAGGAACAAGAGAACAGCATTGGTCTACTGGAGCAGAAAAACAGGATTCACGCCTCGCTGCAGCGCGTGCGTCATGACCTGCATGATCTGAGCCTGGTCATTCTGGATGCCGACATTGCGACCCAGAATATGGTGGTCGTGTGGAACGGCCTTCATATCTACCTGACCCACTCGATTCAAGAAGCGAGCAAAATTGATAGCGCGCTGTCACTGCGCCGCCTCATGAACGCTTTCAATCTGGTGGCCGAACCCTGGGTCCAGATAAAACGGGATGCGGACACGTTGCTCAAAGTGTTCAAAGAGGCAGACCGTGAGTTCCGCAAGAATTATGGACTTCCATAACATTTCAAATTCGAAGAATTTGAATCAGGCAAAATGCGACGCCACCTTGCAGTGGCAGCGTATCGAGACCGCGCTGTAACGCCATGGAGGGCGCAAAATGACAACACATCTCATCGAATACGACGATGTCACTTATCTGGGATACAACATCGGCTATCTGGAACAGCTTCCCCAACACATTGAAGCCTTCAAAATCAAACTCGATTTGGTGCCTGCGGCCGAACACGGCAAATACATGGAGCCCGCGATGGATCAGACCGTCGCCGCCGCGCGGCAAGGCAGCCCGCTCTGGCCCGCCACCGCGAAGCAGATCCGCGCGCTCCATGAAGACACCAAAAAGACACTGACCGACATGATCGCAGTGTTGGACAGCAACCCGTTTGACAGCCGAATCGCGCAGCTCACGCAGGATATGCTGCGCCAAGAGGCAGAGTTCAAGCGACAACAGGCAGAATGCGACCGCATCATCGAATGTGCCAGGCAGACCATCCCTCGGTTCATGGACTTCATGAACGTGAGGACGTATGAATACGCAAAACGAAAAGGGCTACTGGTCAAAGGAAAGTCCCTCAACGTGCCGGAAACACTGAGCAGCGCGTTGACGGACGAGAGCAGTCTCGCTTCGGCAAGAAGCAGCCTGGAATGGCATCGTCGCGCCTACAACACGGCGATCCTCTCAGCGGGGAACATGGGGGCCTATTGTTCGCGGCTTTCCGGCCTCCTGCACGCCACCGTCCGGGAAATCCAAGCGCTCAAGGCCGATCAGCCCGCTCGGCGCATGACCGTATCGTGTCAATCAGCGGCCAGCTCAGCACGCGAGGCCCAGCGCCTGATCAATCACACCTTCGACAATATTCTTCGATTCAGTATTTGAACCGCAAAAAAAACGGCACCCCACGGGGTGCCGTTTTCTCGTTACAGCTGACCTTTACACGTAGAAAGACTTCAGTGGCGGGAAGCCGTTGAATTCCACAGCGCTGTAGCTGGTGGTGTACGCACCGGTTGACAGCCAGTACAGGCGATCACCAATGGCCAGGTTCAGCGGCAGGCCATATTTGTAGTTCTCGTACATGATGTCGGCGCTGTCGCAAGTCGGGCCGGCGATGACCACTTCTTCCACTTCGCCCTTCTTCTCGGTCCAGATCGGGAACTTGATGGCTTCGTCCATGGTTTCGATGAGGCCGGAGAACTTGCCTACATCCGTGTACACCCAACGCTCGACGGCAGTGCGGGATTTACGCGACACCAGCACCACTTCGCTCACCAGAATACCGGCGTTGGAGATCAACGAACGACCCGGCTCCAGAATGATTTCCGGCAGGTCATCACCGAAGTCTTCTTTCAGATAGCGAATGATTTCTTCGGAGTAGGTTTCCAGGCTGTTGGTGCGGGTGATGTAGTTGGCCGGAAAGCCACCACCCATGTTGATCAGCTTGAGAACGATGCCGTCTTCTTCTTTCAGACGCTCGAAGATCACTTTGACCTTGGCAATCGCGGCGTCCCAAACGCTGATATCGCGCTGTTGCGAACCCACATGGAACGAGATGCCGTAAGGCACCAGGCCCAGATCGCGAGCGAGGATCAGCAGATCCATCGCCATGTCGGTCTGGCAACCGAATTTACGCGACAGCGGCCAGTCAGCCGTGGTCGAGCCTTCGGTGAGGATGCGCACGTATACTTTGGAGCCCGGGGCTGCCTTGGCGATGTTGCGCAAGTCTGCTTCAGAGTCGGTGGCGAACAGGCGCACGCCCTTCTCGTAGAAGTAGCGGATGTCCTTGGATTTCTTGATGGTGTTGCCGTAGCTCATGCGATCCGGGCTGACGCCCTGGTTCATCACCTTGTCCAGTTCGTAGATCGAGGCGATGTCGAAGCTGGAGCCTTTTTCCTTGAGCAGGTCAATGACTTCAACAGCCGGGTTGGCTTTGACGGCGTAGTAGATTGTTGCGAATTCGAAGCCTGCACGCAGGTCATCGTAGGCCTTGCTGATCATCGCGGTGTCGATGACCACGAATGGGGTTTCTTGCTTGTCGGCGAACGCCTTCATTTTCTCGAAGGTGCTTTTTTCGAAATAGTCTTCGACCTGGATCGACATGCTGGGAACTCCTACTGGCAAACTGAAATTAACAATGGGTGCAAATGAACGCCCTCCGTGTGTATCCCCACTTTGGTTCGCCTACTTCCCAAGGCATGTCCGCCGAAAGCAAAAAAGGCCATGGAGAGCGACGCTTCCCTGGCCTTGCTGTCTCGTCGTCAGTACTTGAGCCGGATGGATCGTTTCCAGCTTGGACGTTCGGCGCGAACTGTAGGACTTGAGAGGCTCGAGATCAACAAAAAATGTCGCCATTTCGCCCGTTTTTGCCGGACGGGCATTTTGTTCTCGGGATGCACCCTGTAGTAACCGACCGATGTGACAGAGTGATGTTCACGGAGATGCCAATGTCAGGCTTCTTCCCGATGAGATCAGGCTTTTGATTCTGGCCGCAGGCCGCAGGAGCTCGGCTTGCCAGCGATCTGCCGGGAACCGGCAGCGAACCAACCGCTGCCGATGTGTCTGACACACCGCATCAGCCCATTGACGGCCGGTTCCCGCCCGATCGCCTGCAAGCAGGGCTTCTACGCCCTTCGCTCAGAATCAAGCGCCTTAGCTAGCAGCCTGCTCAGCCACTTCCGCTGGCGACACGATGCTGGTCTTCATCCCGCGCGATTGCCCGGAGCTGAGGTAAGCCGCGATTGATTCCTGCGTTACTTCACCCAGAAACACATTCTCGGCGTCCAGCACCGGCAACCACGAGCGGTTGAACTCGTACATGCGCGACAGCAGGATGCGCAGGTGTTCGTCGTAGGCAGCGGTGGCGTTGAACGGGCGCAGGTATTGCTCGCAGGTACCGGCCTGACGGTGCAGGTCGCGGCGGCGGACATAGCCCATGGCTTTGTTTTCGGCGTCGGTGACAACCACGTAACGGCGGTCGTTTTCGTCCATCACTTCCAGCGCATCGGCCACCGGGGTTTCCGGGCTGACGGAGGGCGCGTTGTCGGCGGCGTCTTCGGCTTTGACCAACAGCAGGCGTTTGAGCGTGCTGTCCTGGCCGACGAAGCTGCTGACAAAGTCATCTGCCGGGTGCGCCAGCAGGGTGTCAGGATGATCGATCTGCAGCAGTTTGCCAGCGCGGAATATCGCGATTTTATCGCCCAGCTTGATGGCTTCGTCGATGTCGTGGCTGACCATGATCACGGTCTTGTTCAGCGCACGCTGCATTTCGAAGAATTCGTTCTGAATCATCTCGCGGTTGATCGGATCGACAGCGCCGAACGGTTCGTCCATCAACAGCAACGGCGCATCAGCGGCCAGCGCGCGGATCACGCCGATACGCTGTTGCTGGCCACCCGACAATTCACGTGGGTAGCGATGCAGATACTGCTTGGGCTCAAGCTTGATCATGCTCATCAGTTCGCGCGCGCGGTCGTGGCATTTCTGTTTGTCCCAGCCGAGCAATTTCGGCACAACCACGATGTTTTCTTCGATGGTCATGTTGGGGAACAGACCGATCTGCTGGATCACATAACCGATGCCACGGCGCAGCTCCACTTCGTCCATGCCGGTGGTGTCTTCGCCGTTGATCAGGATCTTGCCGGAGGTCGGCATGATCAGGCGGTTGATCATTTTCAGCGTGGTGCTTTTGCCGCAGCCCGACGGGCCGAGGAAGACACAGATTTCGCCTTCGTTGACGGTCAGGTTCACCGAGTCAACGGCTTTGACTTCTTTGCCGTTGCTCTGAAAAGTCTTGGTCAGGTTTTGCAGTTCAATCATTTGCTTGGCGATCATTTCAGTAATCCTTTTGGAGTCAGCGAGCGTTGCAGCCATTGCAGGAACAGGTCGGCGATGATCGCCAAAACACTGACCAGCACGGCGCCGACGATCAACATCGACATATCGCTGCGGCTGATGGAAGCAAGAATAAGTACGCCCAGACCACCGGCACCGATGGTCGCGGCGATGGTCATGACACCGATGTTCATGACCACGGCGGTGCGCACACCCGCCAGAATTACCGGCACAGCGATGGGCAGTTCGACCATGCGCAGGCGCTGGGCGAAAGTCATACCGATGCCTTTGGCGGCTTCGCGAATACCAGGCTCCACGCCTGTCAGCGCCAGGTAGGTGTTACGCATGATCGGCAGCAGCGAGTAAAGAAATACGGCGGTGATCGCCGGCATCGGGCCCAGGCCCTGACCGAACTTGGAATAGAAAGGCAGCAGCAGACCAAATAATGCAATCGAAGGGATGGTGAGCAGCACGGTTGCACTGGCTTGCAGTGGACCAGCGAGGGTCGGGAAGCGCGTCATCAACACGCCAAGTGGCACGCCGACGACAATGGCCAACGACACCGCGATGCCGACCAGCGAGATGTGCTGCAGGGTCAGATGGAGCACCAGATTCCAGTCGATGTGGGAGAACGTGCTAAGGAAATTCATGGCTGGGCCTCCGGTTTGATCGGCGTGTCATCCACGCTCGGATTGATCGGATGCTTGCTCAAGAAATCAGCAGCCACGGCACTCGGGCTTTCGTGATCGACATCAATCCGCGCGTTCAAGGCAATCATGGTCTGGCTGTCCAGCAGGTCAGCCAGCGGCTTGAGTTGCGCGGCCAGTTGCGGGTGCTTGTCCAGATACTCTTTGCGAATCACCGG
The DNA window shown above is from Pseudomonas sp. BSw22131 and carries:
- a CDS encoding alpha-xenorhabdolysin family binary toxin subunit A, which translates into the protein MPQLSENLVNDAASDPSALIGSSVATTGSDTRDTGLILTKEQVKNLKKYEIAGLALPTELDKVIAYLGYENGAGAGLEAVDFQQTFKLVNGHARLWNPLRTDMLTVNTKLVIFASSMKVNGESMKIVFDDIVALSLVEKHNIKTLEDLRKVEIEQEIKFPDIATEDRKDLGFYLDKILNDVKDQEAQALVIKERLDSFGLQLAEQIGPAIKLKLSIIDNNALSTEIKALQSQIDNRALAIEEKNKEYKELVKQAIGAVVGNLVMLIYSSVQAEKIRKERNTLTEAQEKDIALMAKKNRILGSLGRIRMDFQNLDLIVIDADIATKNLISVWNSLGTFIAASATEVGGIHDGLSMRRFRNQFNLVVEPWKTIEVEAKQLERVFAEADREFKEEYGV
- a CDS encoding alpha-xenorhabdolysin family binary toxin subunit B; translation: MNNISQFPGSPDYPELDVPAFKQAKAKASAATIEVKRLFIQTQYLPSLHSRVSELDNAMRNADSRLRETAQSLDTFLGMQVGTLRELQNEFQSAPESDKEEIIEDIVLRVKTIMDTVGKNELTLQDLIPAMASPIDRAATGKYITQLEADQARLPVEILEIKERQDALEARRKALTDAMAIVEAKGFTELAKDTALTAQELAKLGMAPPQLIAVEAAIGLALQVLERAENLINYLGMAEARDTLRKQIDDLINSTDAKNDELRLVTLKKELITECHNVEDQRAQFIAEFEKCVTAIRSFLTTHNDVKGGDKDAVAQFSVDALSLAKYLKVMA
- a CDS encoding alpha-xenorhabdolysin family binary toxin subunit A, giving the protein MNASGAMDDAPVRDEKLDLAERLPGTLISAAAGTAEEAIRAPGLILTEAQLIDLMRYTTHGLALPTTLKDVVWYLGYETGAGLNLEARDFQESFNRIHLHAMQWNPLRTDLMNVGSELWVFADQMQVYGNGVTQLYDEIKSKAAKTLDPADHQDFLHYIEQVAALVLERRSTTEALKGRLHAFAQELSTTVMPDVQLKLRSIDTNNVSTEIRTLNDAINRRAAEIEEKQREYKTLIKKSVGAGSILIYLGIYHDVEADKVRKKITALRQEQENSIGLLEQKNRIHASLQRVRHDLHDLSLVILDADIATQNMVVVWNGLHIYLTHSIQEASKIDSALSLRRLMNAFNLVAEPWVQIKRDADTLLKVFKEADREFRKNYGLP
- a CDS encoding type III PLP-dependent enzyme, with product MSIQVEDYFEKSTFEKMKAFADKQETPFVVIDTAMISKAYDDLRAGFEFATIYYAVKANPAVEVIDLLKEKGSSFDIASIYELDKVMNQGVSPDRMSYGNTIKKSKDIRYFYEKGVRLFATDSEADLRNIAKAAPGSKVYVRILTEGSTTADWPLSRKFGCQTDMAMDLLILARDLGLVPYGISFHVGSQQRDISVWDAAIAKVKVIFERLKEEDGIVLKLINMGGGFPANYITRTNSLETYSEEIIRYLKEDFGDDLPEIILEPGRSLISNAGILVSEVVLVSRKSRTAVERWVYTDVGKFSGLIETMDEAIKFPIWTEKKGEVEEVVIAGPTCDSADIMYENYKYGLPLNLAIGDRLYWLSTGAYTTSYSAVEFNGFPPLKSFYV
- a CDS encoding osmoprotectant ABC transporter ATP-binding protein OsmV — translated: MIELQNLTKTFQSNGKEVKAVDSVNLTVNEGEICVFLGPSGCGKSTTLKMINRLIMPTSGKILINGEDTTGMDEVELRRGIGYVIQQIGLFPNMTIEENIVVVPKLLGWDKQKCHDRARELMSMIKLEPKQYLHRYPRELSGGQQQRIGVIRALAADAPLLLMDEPFGAVDPINREMIQNEFFEMQRALNKTVIMVSHDIDEAIKLGDKIAIFRAGKLLQIDHPDTLLAHPADDFVSSFVGQDSTLKRLLLVKAEDAADNAPSVSPETPVADALEVMDENDRRYVVVTDAENKAMGYVRRRDLHRQAGTCEQYLRPFNATAAYDEHLRILLSRMYEFNRSWLPVLDAENVFLGEVTQESIAAYLSSGQSRGMKTSIVSPAEVAEQAAS
- a CDS encoding ABC transporter permease, which codes for MNFLSTFSHIDWNLVLHLTLQHISLVGIAVSLAIVVGVPLGVLMTRFPTLAGPLQASATVLLTIPSIALFGLLLPFYSKFGQGLGPMPAITAVFLYSLLPIMRNTYLALTGVEPGIREAAKGIGMTFAQRLRMVELPIAVPVILAGVRTAVVMNIGVMTIAATIGAGGLGVLILASISRSDMSMLIVGAVLVSVLAIIADLFLQWLQRSLTPKGLLK